One Perca flavescens isolate YP-PL-M2 chromosome 14, PFLA_1.0, whole genome shotgun sequence genomic window carries:
- the LOC114568119 gene encoding progranulin, with the protein MLRISLWTSVGVFVWGFASCSITCPDGNVCSDFATCCMTKQGYSCCPYPNAVCCSDLAHCCPQGFHCDLVTQMCQKEPWMKIPMVKKENAEKLSTPVLPLSLLQELENNHVPDQKKSSVVYCDNYYTCPDGTTCCRHPAGAWFCCPYSLGRCCLDGFHCCPYGFNCDLTYTHCVRQGLRYPFTPKQNLPSVPASLISTSEDTSSMHETPMTALTEASGGNAEAGVIRCDPKFYCSAGTTCCKGPTGRWNCCPFPLGKCCSDGRHCCEYGYNCEATSLLCRKWYSHIPSGEQEHAKTD; encoded by the exons ATGTTGAGAATATCTCTGTGGACGTCAGTGGGAGTGTTTGTGTGGGGGTTTGCTTCCTGCTCCATTACATGTCCTGATGGAAACGTCTGTTCTGATTTCGCCACATGCTGTATGACTAAGCAAGGATATAGCTGCTGTCCATATCCAAAT GCTGTGTGTTGCTCTGACTTGGCCCACTGCTGCCCTCAAGGGTTTCACTGTGACCTGGTTACCCAGATGTGTCAGAAAGAGCCATGGATGAAGATACCCATGGTCAAGAAAGAGAATGCAGAGAAACTAAGCACTCCTGTTCTACCGCTATCTCTCCTTCAGGAGCTCGAAAACAACCATGTGCCAGACCAAAAAAAGAGCTCAGTTGTCTATTGTGACAACTATTACACATGTCCCGATGGCACTACCTGCTGCAGACACCCAGCAGGCGCCTGGTTCTGTTGCCCGTATTCTTTA GGCAGGTGTTGTTTGGATGGCTTCCACTGTTGTCCTTATGGCTTCAACTGTGACCTCACTTATACACACTGTGTGAGGCAAGGCCTGAGATATCCTTTCACCCCAAAGCAAAATCTGCCTTCAGTCCCTGCCTCTCTCATTTCAACTTCAGAAGACACAAGCAGCATGCATGAG ACACCAATGACAGCTCTGACAGAAGCCAGTGGCGGTAACGCTGAGGCTGGGGTCATTCGCTGTGATCCCAAGTTTTACTGCTCAGCAGGGACAACTTGCTGCAAAGGACCCACAGGCCGTTGGAACTGCTGTCCCTTCCCACTG GGCAAGTGTTGTTCAGATGGTCGGCACTGCTGCGAGTATGGATATAATTGCGAAGCCACATCCCTGTTATGCAGAAAATGGTACTCTCACATCCCCTCAGGAGAGCAGGAACACGCCAAAACAGACTGA
- the fam133b gene encoding protein FAM133 isoform X1, translating into MGKRDNRVAYINPIAAARARGPANNAGPTIQDYLGRPRPTWEELKEQLEKKKKGSRALADFEDKMNVKWRKELAKNREKLLGGSDKDKEKDKKTTDKEKEEKKEKKEKKKKEKKKPSRHSSSSSSSSSSDSPSSSSSESEDVDEKKSVKKKRKRKKSSARRTSDSSEEESDAESKKKKKRIKEEGDKDKGRSRKRKRKAERSYKDSSSESSADSEGEEVADAKKKKRSSEEKEKITDRSKKKRQKKHKKHSRKKKKKAASQSDPELD; encoded by the exons ATGGGCAAAAGGGATAATCGAGTG GCTTACATTAACCCCATTGCTGCTGCACGAGCAAGGGGACCAGCAAATAACGCTGGACCAACTATACAAGATTATTTAGGCAGACCTCGACCAACATG GGAAGAGTTAAAGGAGCagctggagaagaagaagaagggctCTCGAGCTCTGGCTGACTTTGAGGACAAAATGAACGTG aaatGGAGAAAAGAACTGGCAAAAAACAGAGAGAAGTTGTTAGGTGGAAGTGAtaaagacaaagagaaagacaaaaagaccACAGACAAggaaaaagaggagaagaaagagaaaaaagag aaaaagaagaaagagaagaagaaacccAGCAGG CattcttcatcttcctcttcctcatcgaGTTCTGATTCCCCCAGCAGCTCCTCCTCAGAATCTGAAGACGTG GATGAAAAGAAGAGTGTGAAGAAAAAGCGGAAGAGAAAGAAGTCATCAGCAAGGAGAACATCAGACAGCTCAGAGGAAGAATCTGACGCTGAAAGCaag aagaaaaagaaaagaatcaagGAAGAAGGAGACAAAGATAAG GGCAGGAGCcgtaaaagaaaaaggaaggcCGAGCGAAGTTATAAGGACTCGTCCTCAGAGTCCTCTGCAGACTCTGAGGGGGAAGAGGTA GCTGAtgccaaaaagaaaaagagaagtaGCGAGGAAAAGGAGAAAATCACA GACAGATCCAAGAAGAAGAGGCAAaagaaacacaagaaacacagcagaaaaaagaaaaagaaggcagCATCTCAGTCGGACCCTGAGCTCGACTAG
- the fam133b gene encoding protein FAM133 isoform X2, with product MGKRDNRVAYINPIAAARARGPANNAGPTIQDYLGRPRPTWEELKEQLEKKKKGSRALADFEDKMNVKWRKELAKNREKLLGGSDKDKEKDKKTTDKEKEEKKEKKEKKKKEKKKPSRHSSSSSSSSSSDSPSSSSSESEDVDEKKSVKKKRKRKKSSARRTSDSSEEESDAESKKKKKRIKEEGDKDKGRSRKRKRKAERSYKDSSSESSADSEGEEADAKKKKRSSEEKEKITDRSKKKRQKKHKKHSRKKKKKAASQSDPELD from the exons ATGGGCAAAAGGGATAATCGAGTG GCTTACATTAACCCCATTGCTGCTGCACGAGCAAGGGGACCAGCAAATAACGCTGGACCAACTATACAAGATTATTTAGGCAGACCTCGACCAACATG GGAAGAGTTAAAGGAGCagctggagaagaagaagaagggctCTCGAGCTCTGGCTGACTTTGAGGACAAAATGAACGTG aaatGGAGAAAAGAACTGGCAAAAAACAGAGAGAAGTTGTTAGGTGGAAGTGAtaaagacaaagagaaagacaaaaagaccACAGACAAggaaaaagaggagaagaaagagaaaaaagag aaaaagaagaaagagaagaagaaacccAGCAGG CattcttcatcttcctcttcctcatcgaGTTCTGATTCCCCCAGCAGCTCCTCCTCAGAATCTGAAGACGTG GATGAAAAGAAGAGTGTGAAGAAAAAGCGGAAGAGAAAGAAGTCATCAGCAAGGAGAACATCAGACAGCTCAGAGGAAGAATCTGACGCTGAAAGCaag aagaaaaagaaaagaatcaagGAAGAAGGAGACAAAGATAAG GGCAGGAGCcgtaaaagaaaaaggaaggcCGAGCGAAGTTATAAGGACTCGTCCTCAGAGTCCTCTGCAGACTCTGAGGGGGAAGAG GCTGAtgccaaaaagaaaaagagaagtaGCGAGGAAAAGGAGAAAATCACA GACAGATCCAAGAAGAAGAGGCAAaagaaacacaagaaacacagcagaaaaaagaaaaagaaggcagCATCTCAGTCGGACCCTGAGCTCGACTAG
- the fam133b gene encoding protein FAM133 isoform X3, which yields MGKRDNRVAYINPIAAARARGPANNAGPTIQDYLGRPRPTWEELKEQLEKKKKGSRALADFEDKMNVKWRKELAKNREKLLGGSDKDKEKDKKTTDKEKEEKKEKKEKKKKEKKKPSRHSSSSSSSSSSDSPSSSSSESEDVDEKKSVKKKRKRKKSSARRTSDSSEEESDAESKKKKRIKEEGDKDKGRSRKRKRKAERSYKDSSSESSADSEGEEVADAKKKKRSSEEKEKITDRSKKKRQKKHKKHSRKKKKKAASQSDPELD from the exons ATGGGCAAAAGGGATAATCGAGTG GCTTACATTAACCCCATTGCTGCTGCACGAGCAAGGGGACCAGCAAATAACGCTGGACCAACTATACAAGATTATTTAGGCAGACCTCGACCAACATG GGAAGAGTTAAAGGAGCagctggagaagaagaagaagggctCTCGAGCTCTGGCTGACTTTGAGGACAAAATGAACGTG aaatGGAGAAAAGAACTGGCAAAAAACAGAGAGAAGTTGTTAGGTGGAAGTGAtaaagacaaagagaaagacaaaaagaccACAGACAAggaaaaagaggagaagaaagagaaaaaagag aaaaagaagaaagagaagaagaaacccAGCAGG CattcttcatcttcctcttcctcatcgaGTTCTGATTCCCCCAGCAGCTCCTCCTCAGAATCTGAAGACGTG GATGAAAAGAAGAGTGTGAAGAAAAAGCGGAAGAGAAAGAAGTCATCAGCAAGGAGAACATCAGACAGCTCAGAGGAAGAATCTGACGCTGAAAGCaag aaaaagaaaagaatcaagGAAGAAGGAGACAAAGATAAG GGCAGGAGCcgtaaaagaaaaaggaaggcCGAGCGAAGTTATAAGGACTCGTCCTCAGAGTCCTCTGCAGACTCTGAGGGGGAAGAGGTA GCTGAtgccaaaaagaaaaagagaagtaGCGAGGAAAAGGAGAAAATCACA GACAGATCCAAGAAGAAGAGGCAAaagaaacacaagaaacacagcagaaaaaagaaaaagaaggcagCATCTCAGTCGGACCCTGAGCTCGACTAG